Within Bdellovibrio bacteriovorus HD100, the genomic segment CAGGCGTTGGGCCATTTTATCGTAATCACGACGGGCTTTCTCCAACTCCAAGCTGGAGGAATGGCACGTGGCAATCCCGAAGCAAGCCAATGCGGGAATCAAAATAATAAATGCAATAATCTGAGCTGTAGAAATAGCCGGAAGGATGATAGCCGCCGCCACAAAAAGAGCTGACAGCAGCAAAATGGCAATAAGGGAAATCAGAGTGATCTTGTTCTGGACCTGCCAGGAACTAAAGTACTCAACTGTTTTTTTCTTGTCGTTCAGCGCCAAAACCACGTCCCTCTAGCAGTGCATGGGATCATATCCAACCGGATTGGATCATTCAAGTAATCTCCGAACGGGGCCAATTTTAGTGTTCGCCGTCCGCCGCACGCATTTTTCTTAAAACCATCATAATGGTCTCGCCGTCCACCCCGGCGCGTCTCATCAGGGCTCGGGCCCGGTCAAAGTCGTCGGAATCCAGGGCCTCAAAGAACTCGTCAATCTTATTGATCTCTGCAATTTTCTCAAGAACCAAGGTCCCCTCAAAATCACTTTCATCCATATAGACCCCCTGCAAAAATAGTTTAGTCACGGCGCTCTCAGCTGTAAATAAGCTTGTGTCCAGAGAAACTTAAGAAGTGAGATTTTCAGCCTAATCCTGTAAGGTGGGCCCATGTACAGGTTACGTGACTATCAACAGCAGGCGGTTACAAATACGATCCGGTATTTCCAGAAGAAACGGGAACCGGCTGTCATTGTGCTGCCAACAGGTGCGGGAAAAAGTTTGGTTATCGCCGAATTGGCCCGCATCGCCCGTGGCCGCATCCTGGTACTGGCACACGTCAAAGAACTGGTTGAACAAAACCATGACAAGTACAGAAGCTATGGCCTGGAAGCCGGCATCTTTTCTGCCAGCCTGGGAAAGAAAGACCACGATCAGAAGGCCATCTTTGGAAGCGTACAGTCCGTGGCCCGCGCCCCGGATGAATTCTTCAACAACTTCTCTTTACTGATCATCGATGAATGCCATCGTGTCGCCGAAGAGGGCGCAACACAATATCAAGAAGTCGTTAAAAAGCTGCAGGATCGCAACCCCACTTTGTGTGTCTTGGGCCTGACGGCCACGCCTTACCGCATGGGCTTAGGCTGGATTTATGAATACAATCAAGGTGGCGAGCTTAAAACCGAACAAAGCCGATTCTTCAAGCAGTGCGTGTACGAACTGCCACTGTCCTACATGATCCGCCACGGCTATCTGACCATCCCGGTAAAGGTGGATATTCCCGTCACATGTTACGACTTTTCAGACCTGCTGGGAAAAGACCGCGCCTTCACCACCGCCGAGGTTGAAGAAGTTCTTAAGAATCAAAAGCGCCTGACCCCTTTGATTATCAATAACATCATCGACATCACGGAAAAGTACGACCGTCAGGGTGTGATGATTTTTGCCAGCACCATTAAACATGCTGAAGAAATCATGACCTATCTGCCCACGGATCAGGCCCGCGTCGTCTTTGGTGACACGGATATCAAGGAGCGTGCGCAGATCATCCACGACTTTAAACAGAAGAAATTCAAGTACCTGGTGAACGTGTCCGTCCTGACCACCGGATTTGATGCGCCTCACGTCGATGTTATTGCGATCTTGCGCCCCACGGAATCCAACAGCTTGTATCAGCAGATTGTGGGTCGCGGACTTCGTTTATCTGAAGACAAAAAAGACTGTTACGTGCTGGATTACACCGGGGTCGGTCACGACATCTATGCCCCGGAGATCAGCGACAAGCGCCCGGCCAAGGACACCGTCCCGGTCAAAGTGGCCTGCCCCAAGTGTGCCTTTGAAAATGATTTCTGGGGTTATGCCGATGATGACGGCGTGGTCTTTGAACATTTCGGCAGAAAATGCAAAGGGGCCTCTCAAGACCCGAACACATTGGAAATCAAGCCCTGCGGATTCCGATTCAGATTTAAACTTTGCCACAACTGTTCCTGTGAAAACGACATCACGGCCAAGGCTTGTGAAAAGTGCGATGCCGTCTTAATTGATGCCGAAGCCAAACTGAAACAGGCGAAGCTTTCCAAAAACGCCCACGTGATGACTCCGGACCGGATTTCATTTGAAGAGCGTAAGGACAAGAACTCAAATCCTTACCTTGAAATCCGTTATTACGATCTGGAATCCAATTACCTCAGCGAAGTCCACTTCTTCAACAACACAACAGCTGTGAAGAAGTTCAATATCAACTTCTTAAGGTCCCACCTCAGACTGCCGGAACTGGCCGTGGATCTGACAAGTCCTCAGGAAGTCATCCGATTCCAGAAGCTTTTCCGCTCCCCGATCTTTGTCATCGCCAGAAAACAGGACAAGTTCTGGCGCGTGACTGAAAAAGTCTTTGCTGAAGAGCTGGCACCTTAAAGAATAGATAGCGCAGAGTGGATTCTCGGGGTTAAATCAAGACATGAAAAAACTTGGTCTTGCTGAGCTATTGGCTCCCGTCACGCTTCCTGAATTCTTTAACTCCCACTGGCCCGTGGAACCTTTGTTTATTCCGGCGACCCCGGGGAAACTGCAGGACATATTTGCCTTAGAGCAAATGCAAGATCTTAAAAATCTGATCTCTGCCCGCCAGCGCAAGGTTCGTGCCTGTCTGCCTGATTTTGACGACGAATACAGCTCGATCCATCTTGAACCTGGTGATGCACTTAAAGCCTATCGCAACAACATGACCCTGGTTTTTGATTCCATGCAAAGTCAGGATTCAACAATTGCCGACATGCTGGGGAACGTCCGCGCGGACTTGGGGTTGGTAACTGGTGGAGCTGAAAACGATCTGTGCAAAGCGCGCTCGATTGCCTATGCCACACCGGCTGGTTGCGGCACCCGTCTGCACTTTGATGCCAATGCAAACTTCATCATTCAGATCAAAGGCACCAAGACATGGAGACTTGCACCGAATGAGTCCGTGGAGTTCCCTACGGAACGCTTTACCACTGGCTCGGAAGAAATGCCGGCAGCTCTGGAAAAACAATGTCATGCTCACCTGATCGATGCTCTTGATGAAGACAGCATGAAAGTCGTGATGAAGCCGGGCTGTGTTTTGTTTGTTCCCCGCGGTTATTGGCATGAAACAACCACGGAGGAAGAATCCCTTTCACTGAACTTTACATTCAGCCAACCGACGTGGGCGGATGTGTTCACCAAGTCATTGCAAGAGGTCCTTTTAAGGTCACCGGAATGGCGTGAACTGGCCGACGGCCTTGAAGGCACTGATCAAGAACGAAAAGAAGCCGCGATCGCACGTTTTGAATTCTTGCTAAAAAGCCTGGCCACAGAGCTGCCAGAGATTTCCGGCCGACTGCTGCTTCAGGAAGGTGGCTTGATCTAACGAAGCCACTTGTCTCCGAATTTTGCCATGGAATCAAAAACCGCAGAAAGGCCTTTGCCTTTTTCAGTCAAAGAGTATTCCACCCGTGGCGGGACTTCGGCGTAGACTTTTCTTGAAACCAACCCCTGATCTTCAAGCTCCGTCAGGCGCTCGGTCAGGGTTTTGGGGCTGATGGAACCCAACGACCGACGAAGCTCATTGAATCGGACGACTTTATTAGCCAGTAAGTCTCTAAAGATGAGAATCGTCCACTTTCCGTCCAGAATCATCGCCGTCTTATAAACCGGGCAGGCTTCCAATGATTTACTTTTTGCCATTAGTTCACTCCAGGAAACTAGTTTCCAAAATACCCCTACTTTACTAAAGATACCACCTGCCTCAGAATACCATAAGGAGCGATTCTATGAATTCAAAACTATCCGAAATTCAAGTTAGGCCCTATTCCCAGTTGCCGGAAATGAACCTGGGCTGGCTGTCTTTGAAAGATCACTTTATCGCCACTGTCGGCCCGTATTCCGGTCGTGGCGAACAACTGAAAAATCTGCTGGTTTTGGCGGATGCGAAAATCCAACCCAAATCCCGCTTTCCCGATCATCCCCACAATGACATGGAAATCCTGACCTGGGTGGTTCATGGCAAGCTTCAACATTTGGATGACAAAGGAACGAATCAGGAAGT encodes:
- a CDS encoding DEAD/DEAH box helicase, whose amino-acid sequence is MYRLRDYQQQAVTNTIRYFQKKREPAVIVLPTGAGKSLVIAELARIARGRILVLAHVKELVEQNHDKYRSYGLEAGIFSASLGKKDHDQKAIFGSVQSVARAPDEFFNNFSLLIIDECHRVAEEGATQYQEVVKKLQDRNPTLCVLGLTATPYRMGLGWIYEYNQGGELKTEQSRFFKQCVYELPLSYMIRHGYLTIPVKVDIPVTCYDFSDLLGKDRAFTTAEVEEVLKNQKRLTPLIINNIIDITEKYDRQGVMIFASTIKHAEEIMTYLPTDQARVVFGDTDIKERAQIIHDFKQKKFKYLVNVSVLTTGFDAPHVDVIAILRPTESNSLYQQIVGRGLRLSEDKKDCYVLDYTGVGHDIYAPEISDKRPAKDTVPVKVACPKCAFENDFWGYADDDGVVFEHFGRKCKGASQDPNTLEIKPCGFRFRFKLCHNCSCENDITAKACEKCDAVLIDAEAKLKQAKLSKNAHVMTPDRISFEERKDKNSNPYLEIRYYDLESNYLSEVHFFNNTTAVKKFNINFLRSHLRLPELAVDLTSPQEVIRFQKLFRSPIFVIARKQDKFWRVTEKVFAEELAP
- a CDS encoding JmjC domain-containing protein; its protein translation is MKKLGLAELLAPVTLPEFFNSHWPVEPLFIPATPGKLQDIFALEQMQDLKNLISARQRKVRACLPDFDDEYSSIHLEPGDALKAYRNNMTLVFDSMQSQDSTIADMLGNVRADLGLVTGGAENDLCKARSIAYATPAGCGTRLHFDANANFIIQIKGTKTWRLAPNESVEFPTERFTTGSEEMPAALEKQCHAHLIDALDEDSMKVVMKPGCVLFVPRGYWHETTTEEESLSLNFTFSQPTWADVFTKSLQEVLLRSPEWRELADGLEGTDQERKEAAIARFEFLLKSLATELPEISGRLLLQEGGLI
- a CDS encoding winged helix-turn-helix transcriptional regulator codes for the protein MAKSKSLEACPVYKTAMILDGKWTILIFRDLLANKVVRFNELRRSLGSISPKTLTERLTELEDQGLVSRKVYAEVPPRVEYSLTEKGKGLSAVFDSMAKFGDKWLR